A stretch of the Vagococcus xieshaowenii genome encodes the following:
- a CDS encoding helix-hairpin-helix domain-containing protein, which produces MDKWQMIDKRWLVGGGILIVTTILFVWFRNQTAASNDVFLESSAIERIDSTSETTSGAVNQQEMRSESLVAYVDIKGAVTSPGIYQITPNMRVSEVISLAGGFTENADSHQVNLAQRVTDQMVVYVPEQGEETPALVQAESLNELTTNQVGDEPSNQAKVNINTATLEDLQRLNGVGLVKAQAMLDYRETNGAFQSIEELKNVKGVGEKTFDSLKESITID; this is translated from the coding sequence TTGGATAAGTGGCAGATGATAGATAAGCGTTGGTTAGTCGGTGGCGGGATATTAATAGTAACTACTATTTTGTTCGTTTGGTTTAGAAATCAAACAGCAGCATCAAATGACGTATTTTTAGAAAGTTCAGCAATTGAACGTATTGATTCCACAAGTGAAACAACAAGTGGAGCAGTTAATCAGCAAGAAATGAGGTCAGAAAGCCTAGTGGCATATGTAGATATCAAAGGGGCGGTCACTTCGCCAGGAATTTACCAAATCACGCCAAACATGCGAGTATCTGAGGTAATCTCATTAGCTGGCGGCTTTACAGAGAATGCGGACAGTCATCAAGTCAACTTAGCTCAACGGGTGACTGATCAAATGGTGGTGTATGTACCAGAACAAGGTGAAGAAACCCCTGCATTAGTTCAAGCTGAATCGCTAAACGAGCTAACGACTAATCAAGTAGGTGATGAGCCTTCTAATCAAGCAAAAGTCAATATCAACACCGCTACGTTAGAGGATCTTCAACGTTTAAATGGTGTCGGATTAGTGAAAGCACAAGCCATGCTTGATTATCGAGAAACGAATGGTGCGTTTCAGTCAATTGAGGAATTAAAAAATGTGAAAGGAGTCGGCGAAAAAACCTTTGATAGTTTGAAAGAATCGATTACAATTGATTAA